One window from the genome of Scyliorhinus torazame isolate Kashiwa2021f chromosome 3, sScyTor2.1, whole genome shotgun sequence encodes:
- the shisa3 gene encoding protein shisa-3 homolog: protein MLAVLPCLVLGFFTCNVGICSAQGEFCHGWIDNAGKWHEGFHCPEDYDTVDATTCCGSCSLRYCCAAAEARLDQGICTNDREQQIPNYSAQPIYVPFLIVGSIFIAFIILGSLVAVYCCTCLRPKQPNPQPMRFSMQNHQTETIPMIPTFTNLRTPSRHSSTATSSSSTGGSIHRFSISRTESGHSCLVPSAPPPAYTSPAGCLQASQTLHLSQGQGFLVPQQYFTYTLQPEPFTAGKSFSDFTQNRLKTPSISAQNAEQVIYSNAGL, encoded by the exons ATGCTGGCTGTGTTACCTTGCCTGGTACTCGGATTTTTCACCTGTAATGTTGGGATTTGCAGTGCTCAGGGGGAGTTCTGCCatgggtggattgacaatgctgggAAATGGCACGAAGGTTTCCATTGTCCCGAGGATTATGATACTGTGGACGCCACGACCTGTTGCGGCTCGTGTTCTCTACGCTATTGCTGTGCAGCTGCCGAGGCCAGGCTGGACCAAGGGATTTGCACGAACGACAGGGAGCAGCAAATCCCAAACTACTCAGCAC AGCCTATCTATGTACCGTTCCTCATTGTCGGTTCCATATTCATTGCTTTCATCATCCTGGGTTCTCTGGTCGCTGTTTACTGCTGTACGTGCCTTAGACCCAAACAACCAAATCCGCAACCAATGCGTTTCTCAATGCAGAACCATCAGACAGAGACCATTCCCATGATCCCAACTTTTACAAATTTGAGGACCCCATCCAGGCACTCAAGCACCGCCACCAGTTCCAGCTCGACTGGAGGCTCCATTCACCGATTTTCTATTAGCAGAACCGAGTCAGGACACAGCTGCCTGGTCCCATCCGCTCCTCCACCGGCTTATACCTCCCCTGCTGGGTGCCTGCAGGCCTCCCAGACCCTGCACCTCAGCCAGGGCCAGGGATTCCTGGTCCCCCAGCAGTACTTCACATATACCCTGCAGCCGGAGCCATTCACAGCAGGAAAAAGTTTCAGCGATTTCACCCAGAACCGGCTGAAGACTCCGAGCATATCAGCGCAGAACGCCGAACAAGTCATATACAGTAACGCAGGTTTATAG